The following are encoded together in the Lactuca sativa cultivar Salinas chromosome 1, Lsat_Salinas_v11, whole genome shotgun sequence genome:
- the LOC111903150 gene encoding uncharacterized protein LOC111903150 — protein sequence MANLSKLEFMALDISGKNYLSWILDAEIHLDAMGLGNTIKDVNPLNEASSQEKAKAMIFLRHHLDEGLKAEYLTVKDPVDLWNNLKEWYDHQKTVILPRARFDWLHLRLQDFKSVSEYNSVMFKINSQLKLCGETITDEDMLEKTFSTFHATNMLLQQQYREKGFKKYCELISCLLVAEQNNELLMKNHQSRPTGSSPFPEVNATSSNYNDRGSNRGRGRGRGRGRGRGGGHHNNHPNNNNNISNHQKWESNKNPHPNEKSGQGKKKVENVCHRCGMTDHWSHTCRTPKHFVDLYQASLKYKEGKNAETNFVQNYFSEDQLEMGHLDVVDYLAYTEGKTVLWMVMEVPNFSHKRRWICNIMKLLVF from the coding sequence ATGGCAAACCTTAGCAAACTTGAGTTTATGGCTCTTGACATTAGTGGAAAAAATTATTTATCATGGATCCTTGATGCTGAAATCCACCTTGATGCTATGGGGCTTGGAAACACCATAAAGGATGTAAATCCTTTAAATGAAGCATCAAGCCAAGAAAAGGCTAAGGCGATGATTTTCCTTCGCCACCATCTCGATGAAGGATTAAAAGCTGAATACCTCACTGTCAAAGATCCAGTTGATCTTTGGAATAATCTCAAAGAGTGGTATGATCATCAAAAAACGGTGATACTTCCTAGAGCTCGTTTTGATTGGTTACACCTTCGGCTACAAGATTTTAAATCTGTGAGTGAGTATAATTCAGTCATGTTCAAAATCAATTCCCAACTAAAACTATGTGGTGAGACTATAACTGATGAAGACATGCTAGAGAAAACATTCTCTACTTTTCATGCCACTAACATGCTCCTGCAGCAGCAATATCGTGAGAAAGGTTTTAAAAAATATTGTGAATTAATCTCATGTCTTCTTGTGGCTGAACAAAATAATGAGCTCTTAATGAAAAATCACCAATCACGTCCGACCGGTTCTAGTCCATTCCCTGAAGTGAATGCGACATCATCTAACTATAACGACCGTGGGTCTAACCGTGGCCGTGGTCGTGGTCGTGGTCGAGGTCGTGGACGTGGTGGAGGCCATCATAATAATCAtcccaataataataataatataagtaacCACCAGAAGTGGGAAAGTAACAAAAACCCACATCCTAATGAAAAAAGTGGTCAAGGCAAAAAGAAAGTTGAAAATGTTTGTCACCGATGTGGAATGACCGATCATTGGTCGCATACATGTCGCACTCCAAAGCATTTTGTTGATCTTTATCAAGCTTCTCTAAAATATAAAGAAGGAAAAAATGCAGAAACAAATTTTGTTCAAAATTATTTTTCCGAAGATCAACTAGAAATGGGACATTTGGATGTCGTCGATTATCTTGCCTACACGGAAGGGAAAACGGTGCTATGGATGGTGATGGAAGTACCCAATTTTTCCCATAAAAGGAGATGGATATGCAATATCATGAAATTGTTGGTTTTCtag